In Zea mays cultivar B73 chromosome 7, Zm-B73-REFERENCE-NAM-5.0, whole genome shotgun sequence, the following proteins share a genomic window:
- the LOC103632591 gene encoding BURP domain-containing protein 14-like precursor, which produces MAFTGCAHLLLTMSILLLLCHRRTRAFPLPSPSASSSAASPSPPPVPALPRGLPRLIPVWTSLPVNPFTAKAAFIRYWNRKVSSNRPHPAFLFAKLSPLSAPDAATFSNLASAGKLASRIHDFCDAASLLCPSTPAASWSASSTSMDGAAGVASSGGGSGAASAAPFKDYENGNFSSYGNSGGGGSDQFAIYSSGKSGPVDSFKRYGKGSLGRNDSFANYEEGANVGTSTFNSYTTGATGGAGEFAGYAGQTNTVAVAFATYDSVGNGRTHEFTAYSQDANSGVQSFTGYGKTANGAGESFETYGNNSNTVASGFINYGEKSNGFNDTFTSYGLVGNAPENTFRSYASGSNAGVDQFKAYRDEANVGDDSFMSYANNANGAAADFDSYGKSTNPGSVAFKGYGQGSNPNHRIGFKHYAGENTTFKAYSNEGVEFKEYQNMSKMEVSKAAAAAPGRRLPAWSPEPGKFFRERDLMMGNRMPMPDIADKMPRRAFLPRDIATKIPFEENAVSALFGAPPGTAMRQVVASTVAECARPPSPGETKRCTTSAEDMLDFAVEMLGSNIAVRSTESTAGSGRDVRLGKITGIAGGSVTRSVSCHQSLFPYLVYYCHSVPRVRLYEADILDVDSNRKINHGVAICHLETSDWSPNHGAFVALGGKPGQIEVCHWIFEGDMAWTLVD; this is translated from the coding sequence ATGGCGTTCACTGGCTGCGCTCATCTCCTCCTCACCATGTCCATTCTGCTGCTACTCTGTCATCGGAGGACACGTGCATTCCCACTACCATCACCTTCTGCATCGTCAAGCGCCGCCTCCCCGTCGCCTCCTCCGGTGCCGGCGCTACCGCGAGGCCTACCACGGCTCATACCGGTGTGGACGTCGCTGCCCGTGAATCCGTTCACGGCGAAGGCGGCATTTATCCGGTACTGGAACCGGAAGGTGAGCAGCAACCGCCCGCACCCGGCCTTCCTCTTCGCCAAGCTGTCGCCGCTCTCGGCCCCGGACGCGGCCACGTTCTCCAACCTGGCCTCCGCAGGCAAGCTCGCCTCCCGCATCCACGACTTCTGCGACGCGGCGTCCCTGCTCTGTCCATCGACCCCCGCGGCGTCCTGGTCGGCGTCGTCCACGTCCATGGACGGCGCCGCGGGCGTGGCCTCCTCCGGCGGTGGCAGTGGCGCTGCCTCCGCCGCGCCGTTCAAGGACTACGAGAACGGAAACTTCAGCAGCTACGGcaacagcggcggcggcggctctgaCCAGTTCGCGATCTACTCGAGCGGGAAGAGCGGACCCGTTGACTCGTTCAAGCGGTACGGCAAGGGCTCGCTCGGCCGGAACGACTCCTTTGCGAACTACGAGGAGGGGGCAAACGTCGGCACGTCCACCTTCAACTCGTACACCACCGGAGCcaccggcggcgccggggagttCGCCGGGTACGCTGGACAGACGAACACGGTGGCAGTGGCCTTCGCCACCTACGACAGCGTCGGCAATGGCCGGACGCACGAGTTCACGGCGTACTCGCAGGACGCCAACTCCGGCGTTCAGAGCTTCACCGGCTACGGCAAGACCGCGAACGGCGCAGGTGAGTCCTTCGAAACCTACGGGAACAACTCCAACACCGTTGCGTCCGGCTTCATCAACTACGGCGAGAAGTCCAACGGCTTCAACGACACGTTCACCTCCTATGGCCTTGTCGGGAACGCGCCCGAGAACACGTTCCGGAGCTACGCCTCCGGCAGCAACGCCGGCGTCGACCAGTTCAAGGCGTACAGGGACGAAGCCAACGTCGGCGACGACAGCTTCATGTCCTACGCGAACAACGCCAATGGCGCCGCCGCCGACTTCGACAGCTACGGCAAGTCGACCAACCCCGGGAGCGTGGCGTTCAAGGGGTACGGCCAGGGCTCCAACCCCAACCACCGCATCGGCTTCAAGCACTACGCCGGCGAAAACACGACGTTCAAGGCGTACTCAAACGAAGGCGTCGAGTTCAAGGAGTACCAGAACATGTCAAAGATGGAGGTGTCAAAGGCGGCCGCAGCGGCGCCTGGGCGCCGGCTGCCCGCGTGGTCGCCGGAGCCGGGGAAGTTCTTCCGTGAGCGAGATCTCATGATGGGCAACCGAATGCCGATGCCGGACATCGCCGACAAGATGCCGCGCCGCGCGTTCCTGCCGAGGGACATTGCCACCAAGATACCGTTCGAGGAGAACGCCGTGTCGGCACTGTTCGGAGCGCCACCGGGCACGGCAATGAGGCAGGTGGTGGCGTCGACGGTGGCCGAGTGCGCGCGACCGCCCAGCCCGGGGGAGACGAAGCGGTGCACGACGTCGGCCGAGGACATGCTGGACTTCGCGGTGGAGATGCTGGGCAGCAACATCGCGGTTCGCAGCACGGAGTCCACGGCAGGCAGCGGTAGGGACGTCCGGCTCGGGAAGATCACGGGCATCGCCGGCGGCAGCGTGACGCGGTCCGTGTCGTGCCATCAGAGCCTGTTCCCGTACCTGGTGTACTACTGCCACTCGGTGCCACGGGTCCGGCTGTACGAGGCGGACATCCTGGACGTGGACTCCAACCGTAAGATCAATCATGGCGTGGCCATCTGCCATCTCGAGACGTCGGACTGGAGCCCCAATCACGGGGCATTCGTAGCGCTCGGAGGAAAACCTGGTCAGATTGAGGTCTGCCACTGGATCTTCGAGGGAGACATGGCTTGGACCCTTGTTGATTGA